In bacterium, one genomic interval encodes:
- a CDS encoding alpha-2-macroglobulin family protein — protein sequence MARVAQKRFVRCGSAVVVLFTVVAGLSCRVTENERHLWLSSSHIYYPGDDVIVELQSHGVDEVDMAAYSLDLKAAAEHPDLDLHSLTGIDFAGSDPLSTWKEELDRGYYWDYRDVNVPVKEEGAYVVTASAGGEVSAALVVINRISLVVKTDNDTLMVYAAERMSGEPLEGVEILTVPKVADELYTDADGLAVKDGIVLPEEESSFLVLGRKGNGVTPCDSYFGYYSPERYKGYTYTDRPVYRPNQIVRMKGILRHYVGEEYRNLPDEKVTVEVNTPSGDTAFKAELTTSAFGSFAAEFTLGEEPPLGRYYINTRFRDQQFSSYFDVEEYRKPEYEVTVTTHKDYYLAGDILTFDVTGRYYFGEPVARADVDYAIYRRAKYYYGWRSYRYSWYYDYDDYYDYYGWEYVADGAGQLDDDGHFRGTLAVEAELPYDYDYRVDAVMTDASRREVTGSATAPVWRAGLALNVYMDKYFYEPGDAAVITFQSRDPLGTPYPADVLFEITTQRWEESGNTKHGRWLEQTLVKDELGIGASGEGRYRFVPDEVGYYTVKATAFDDAGNDVDYTATFYVADESYYHSYYSGSGVTLTLDKESYAPGDVALAMVQTDKAGSGVLLTVEGDELYHARVVRPQGNTALVEIPIERSFAPNVYLNAYMVADDSFTSAQRDVVVPPEDRFLSVEIIPDKDTYKPREPATFSVRATDWRGAPVVAEVSLGVADESVYAIKPEAAPDIRQFFYDRRGNYVSSNMSFYFSSYGYGYAETGAMGGGALIDELAFEEAPARGAPMAKKAGKSKDGNGYVEPVIRAYFPDTAFWGPQLVTDETGEATVDFAIPDSLTTWRATARAVTTDTLVGAATKKVIARKNLLVRLETPRTLTQWDDVIISGVVHNYLPSAQRVKVELRAGPEIKIRGATAKYVTMAAGGEARVDWPCFVEGVGETTFTASSLTRVESDAMELKVPILPHGLEYNVASARAENATFAETVTVPDDAVAGATVLEVSLAPSLAGTMLDALAYLAGYPYGCVEQTMSRFLPTVYVAQTLQKLGLENDELEGELPKMVKAGVERLYNFQHGDGGWGWWTEDETHPFMTAYVCYGLLKAREADFDVRDDVLSRGLDSLADQLDGVKKDERSTYLYMLYVLAEAGREDGEAELVDAFRKRGDYDPYELSLLALALAKRAKTAEAQTVVEDLDELAVKEGGFVHFTGIGEWHYSWQDSPIQTTATALRAIVATRGTDDENLEGIVRWLSLKRRGNYWRSTQETAAVVFALSDYLAATRELEGDYVARVIVNDAEVGSLAVTPGNVASAKLHLYLKDKDGAVKPGTNDVSVEIDGVGKAYYSTLLTYFKQEDEIAPVDEGFVVSRKYYRLAKGGTEALEGIPDIVRPGDRFRVDVTFTVENPMEYVILEDYFASGFEVDEDALGRDYYYDWYRGNSHRERRDEKMAFFFTELSPGDYTVSYVVHAEQPGKHLALPARASLMYAPEVWGSSREASFDVALEALE from the coding sequence ATGGCGAGAGTAGCGCAAAAGAGATTCGTACGATGCGGCTCGGCCGTAGTCGTCCTATTCACGGTCGTCGCGGGCTTGAGTTGCCGCGTTACCGAGAACGAAAGGCACCTGTGGCTGTCTTCTTCCCATATTTATTATCCGGGCGACGACGTAATCGTGGAGCTGCAGAGCCACGGCGTGGATGAGGTCGATATGGCGGCCTACTCCCTCGACCTCAAGGCCGCGGCGGAGCATCCCGATCTGGATTTACATTCCCTTACGGGGATAGACTTCGCCGGCTCCGACCCCCTATCTACGTGGAAAGAGGAACTAGACCGCGGATACTACTGGGATTACCGGGACGTGAACGTGCCCGTAAAAGAAGAGGGAGCGTACGTCGTGACCGCGTCGGCCGGAGGGGAAGTGTCGGCGGCGCTCGTGGTTATAAACAGAATATCGCTGGTGGTTAAAACCGACAACGACACCCTTATGGTATACGCCGCGGAGCGTATGTCCGGCGAGCCGCTCGAGGGCGTCGAAATACTCACGGTACCCAAAGTAGCGGACGAATTGTATACCGACGCCGACGGCCTGGCGGTCAAGGACGGGATAGTTTTACCGGAGGAAGAATCGAGCTTCCTGGTCCTCGGTCGGAAGGGCAACGGCGTCACGCCGTGCGACTCGTACTTCGGTTATTATTCCCCCGAACGGTACAAGGGTTACACTTATACCGACCGGCCCGTGTACCGGCCTAATCAGATAGTGCGTATGAAGGGGATACTCCGCCACTACGTGGGGGAGGAGTACCGCAACCTTCCGGACGAGAAGGTAACGGTAGAGGTCAACACGCCGTCGGGCGATACGGCCTTCAAGGCGGAGTTGACGACGTCGGCGTTCGGCTCGTTCGCGGCCGAGTTCACGCTGGGCGAGGAGCCGCCGCTGGGTCGGTACTATATCAATACCCGTTTCCGCGACCAGCAATTCTCGTCCTACTTCGACGTCGAGGAATACCGTAAGCCGGAGTACGAGGTGACGGTTACGACGCACAAGGATTACTACCTCGCCGGCGACATATTGACGTTCGACGTTACCGGGCGGTACTACTTCGGCGAACCGGTCGCCCGGGCGGACGTGGATTACGCTATTTATCGCCGGGCGAAATATTATTACGGGTGGCGCTCCTATCGCTACAGCTGGTATTACGACTACGACGATTACTACGACTATTACGGCTGGGAGTACGTTGCCGACGGCGCGGGCCAACTTGACGACGACGGCCATTTCCGCGGAACGTTGGCGGTCGAGGCCGAACTCCCGTACGATTACGATTACCGCGTCGACGCGGTGATGACCGATGCCAGCCGGCGCGAGGTTACGGGGTCGGCTACGGCGCCGGTGTGGCGAGCGGGGTTGGCCCTTAATGTTTATATGGATAAATATTTTTACGAACCGGGCGACGCGGCCGTTATAACCTTCCAGAGCCGCGACCCCCTCGGTACGCCGTACCCTGCCGACGTCTTGTTCGAAATTACGACCCAAAGGTGGGAAGAGAGCGGGAATACTAAACACGGCCGGTGGCTCGAGCAGACCTTGGTAAAGGACGAACTCGGCATAGGTGCGAGCGGGGAAGGGCGCTACCGCTTCGTCCCCGACGAGGTCGGCTACTACACCGTGAAGGCCACGGCCTTCGACGACGCCGGTAACGACGTCGATTATACGGCGACCTTTTACGTCGCCGACGAGAGTTATTACCACTCCTACTACTCGGGCTCGGGCGTAACGCTAACGCTGGACAAGGAATCGTACGCGCCGGGCGACGTCGCGCTCGCGATGGTCCAAACGGATAAGGCCGGCAGCGGCGTGCTTTTGACGGTCGAGGGCGACGAGTTGTATCACGCCCGCGTCGTACGGCCCCAGGGCAATACCGCGCTGGTGGAGATACCGATAGAACGTAGCTTCGCGCCGAACGTTTACCTGAACGCGTATATGGTCGCGGACGATTCGTTCACGAGCGCGCAACGGGACGTCGTCGTACCGCCCGAGGACCGTTTCTTGAGCGTAGAGATAATTCCCGACAAAGATACGTATAAACCGCGGGAACCGGCGACGTTCTCGGTTCGGGCGACGGATTGGCGCGGCGCGCCGGTGGTCGCGGAAGTGTCGCTCGGGGTCGCGGACGAATCCGTGTACGCCATCAAGCCCGAGGCGGCCCCGGACATCCGCCAATTCTTCTACGACCGCCGCGGCAACTACGTCTCGAGTAATATGTCGTTCTACTTCTCTTCGTACGGGTACGGGTACGCCGAGACGGGGGCGATGGGCGGCGGCGCGTTAATCGACGAACTGGCTTTCGAAGAAGCGCCGGCCCGGGGCGCGCCGATGGCGAAGAAGGCGGGTAAATCCAAGGACGGCAACGGCTACGTCGAGCCGGTGATACGGGCGTACTTCCCCGACACGGCTTTCTGGGGGCCGCAGCTCGTGACCGACGAGACCGGCGAAGCGACGGTCGATTTCGCGATACCCGATAGCCTCACGACCTGGCGCGCGACGGCGCGCGCGGTAACGACGGATACGCTGGTCGGCGCCGCTACGAAGAAGGTAATCGCGCGCAAGAACCTACTCGTACGCCTCGAGACGCCCCGGACGCTGACGCAGTGGGACGACGTTATAATTTCCGGCGTAGTGCACAACTATTTGCCGTCGGCGCAGCGCGTCAAAGTAGAGCTTCGGGCCGGGCCCGAAATCAAGATTAGGGGCGCGACGGCGAAATACGTAACGATGGCGGCCGGCGGCGAGGCCCGGGTGGATTGGCCTTGCTTCGTCGAGGGCGTCGGCGAAACGACGTTTACGGCGTCGTCGTTGACGCGCGTCGAATCCGACGCGATGGAGCTTAAAGTACCGATACTGCCGCACGGCTTGGAGTACAACGTGGCGTCGGCGCGCGCGGAGAACGCGACGTTCGCGGAAACGGTTACGGTTCCGGACGACGCCGTAGCGGGGGCGACGGTATTGGAGGTCTCGCTCGCGCCGTCGCTGGCCGGGACGATGCTGGACGCGTTAGCGTACCTGGCGGGTTACCCGTACGGCTGCGTCGAGCAGACGATGAGCCGCTTTTTACCGACGGTATACGTCGCCCAGACGCTGCAGAAACTCGGCCTTGAGAACGACGAGCTCGAAGGCGAGTTACCGAAGATGGTCAAGGCCGGCGTCGAGAGGTTGTACAATTTCCAACACGGCGACGGCGGTTGGGGATGGTGGACCGAAGACGAGACCCACCCCTTCATGACGGCGTACGTGTGCTACGGCCTGCTCAAGGCGCGCGAGGCCGACTTCGACGTACGGGACGACGTGCTGAGCCGCGGCCTGGATTCCTTGGCGGACCAACTGGACGGCGTGAAGAAGGACGAGCGTTCGACGTATCTGTACATGTTGTACGTCTTGGCGGAAGCGGGCCGCGAAGACGGGGAAGCCGAGCTCGTCGACGCCTTTAGGAAACGCGGCGATTACGACCCCTACGAGCTCTCGTTGCTGGCGCTCGCGTTGGCTAAGAGAGCAAAGACGGCCGAAGCGCAAACCGTGGTCGAGGACCTCGACGAGTTGGCCGTTAAAGAGGGCGGCTTCGTTCACTTTACCGGCATCGGCGAATGGCATTATAGTTGGCAAGACAGCCCCATACAGACGACCGCCACGGCGCTCCGGGCCATCGTCGCAACGCGGGGAACCGACGACGAGAACTTGGAGGGCATCGTACGGTGGCTGTCGCTCAAGCGGCGCGGCAACTACTGGCGCAGCACGCAGGAGACGGCGGCCGTCGTCTTCGCGCTGAGCGATTACCTGGCGGCGACGCGGGAACTCGAGGGCGACTACGTCGCGCGCGTTATCGTCAACGACGCCGAGGTGGGCTCGCTGGCCGTCACTCCGGGGAACGTAGCTTCGGCCAAACTGCACCTCTACCTCAAGGACAAGGACGGCGCCGTCAAACCGGGCACCAACGACGTTAGCGTCGAAATCGACGGCGTCGGGAAAGCATACTATTCGACGTTGTTGACGTATTTCAAACAAGAAGACGAGATTGCGCCCGTGGACGAGGGTTTTGTCGTGAGCCGGAAGTATTACCGCTTGGCCAAAGGGGGCACCGAGGCGCTCGAGGGTATACCGGATATCGTTCGCCCCGGCGACCGGTTCCGCGTTGACGTAACCTTTACCGTCGAGAACCCGATGGAATACGTCATCCTCGAGGACTATTTCGCGTCCGGCTTCGAAGTGGACGAGGACGCGCTGGGGCGCGATTACTATTACGATTGGTATCGGGGCAACTCCCACCGCGAACGTCGCGACGAGAAGATGGCGTTCTTCTTCACCGAGCTCTCGCCCGGCGATTACACCGTCTCGTACGTCGTCCACGCGGAACAACCCGGCAAACACCTGGCGCTGCCGGCCCGGGCGTCGTTGATGTACGCGCCGGAGGTCTGGGGGAGCTCGCGGGAGGCGTCGTTCGACGTGGCGTTGGAGGCGCTCGAGTAG
- the prmC gene encoding peptide chain release factor N(5)-glutamine methyltransferase, with protein MTSTCLNTREVAAATAGRLREWVEAELARGAVPSPRSDAVALTSYVCGWDAGELAKHVRDAVPTDAFERVAALTGRRAGGEPLQLITGAAPFLELSLAVAPGVFIPRPETEGLALRAEESIAAEDAPVIVDLFAGVGPVAVRLARRRPDARVVAVELDERASSLLRDNASAYGVRVDVIVGDVRDEGFTSRLPTADLVVANPPYVETAIIPTLPAEVRDWEPRAALDGGDDGLFFYPIIAALAAKILRDGGVALVEIGETLGDSVSDIFSAVGDVEVGHDLAGRDRYVRARKGTGI; from the coding sequence ATGACGTCGACCTGCCTTAATACCCGCGAGGTAGCCGCCGCGACCGCCGGCCGCCTGCGGGAATGGGTCGAGGCGGAGTTGGCGCGGGGGGCCGTACCGTCGCCGCGGAGCGACGCCGTCGCGCTGACGTCGTACGTATGCGGATGGGATGCGGGTGAACTCGCCAAACACGTTCGGGACGCGGTACCGACGGACGCTTTCGAACGGGTGGCTGCTCTTACCGGCCGCCGCGCCGGAGGGGAACCGCTCCAGCTGATAACGGGTGCGGCCCCGTTTTTAGAGTTGAGCTTAGCGGTGGCGCCGGGCGTCTTTATCCCGCGGCCTGAGACCGAAGGCTTGGCCTTGCGGGCCGAAGAGTCCATCGCGGCCGAGGACGCGCCGGTAATAGTGGACCTCTTCGCCGGCGTCGGGCCGGTAGCCGTCCGGCTGGCGCGGCGCCGCCCCGACGCGCGCGTCGTCGCGGTGGAGCTCGATGAGAGGGCGTCGTCGTTGCTCCGGGACAACGCGTCGGCGTACGGCGTACGGGTAGACGTAATAGTCGGCGACGTAAGGGACGAGGGGTTTACGTCGCGGCTCCCGACGGCGGACCTCGTCGTAGCCAACCCGCCGTACGTGGAGACGGCGATTATACCGACGCTGCCGGCGGAAGTGCGCGATTGGGAGCCGCGGGCGGCGCTGGACGGCGGCGACGACGGCCTATTTTTCTATCCGATTATAGCCGCCTTGGCGGCGAAGATTTTGCGCGACGGCGGCGTCGCACTGGTAGAAATAGGCGAAACGCTCGGCGATAGCGTATCCGATATATTCAGTGCGGTCGGCGACGTGGAAGTAGGCCATGACCTCGCCGGCCGGGATAGGTACGTACGCGCGCGCAAGGGGACCGGTATTTAA
- a CDS encoding sugar phosphate nucleotidyltransferase: protein MKAVIPVAGQGTRLRPHTYTVPKAMLHVAGKTIIEYIVDEISSVEPDEYVFIIGYLGDKLRAFLEKKIRKPVSFVVQKETLGIAHALRESRDYLGDGPVLIVLGDTIFQADLARIVKKGVSAIGVRVVDDPRRFGVVVLDGERVMKLVEKPQTPISTLAIAGVYYVSDPELLVKSLDRIVEEDIKTRGEYQLTDALQLMVDAGHEIETFPIEGWFDCGEPGALLETNRALLARVEEVPKRPGSIIIPPVWIDESAAIQNSIIGPNVSVAGGAIVKDSIVRDSIVSEYAAVENLILQSSIIGDRATAQGRPASLNVGDSSQVELT from the coding sequence ATGAAAGCGGTTATACCGGTAGCGGGCCAAGGTACCCGCCTCCGCCCTCATACCTATACCGTCCCGAAGGCGATGCTACACGTCGCCGGGAAGACTATAATCGAATACATCGTGGACGAAATCTCTTCGGTCGAACCCGACGAGTACGTCTTCATTATAGGCTACCTCGGCGACAAGCTCCGTGCTTTCCTCGAGAAGAAAATCCGTAAGCCGGTTAGTTTTGTCGTCCAAAAGGAGACGCTCGGCATCGCCCACGCGCTGCGCGAAAGCCGTGATTACTTGGGAGACGGCCCGGTTCTCATCGTATTGGGCGATACTATTTTTCAGGCCGACCTGGCCAGGATAGTGAAAAAGGGCGTCTCGGCCATCGGCGTGCGGGTCGTGGATGACCCTCGGCGCTTCGGCGTCGTCGTGCTCGACGGCGAACGCGTGATGAAGCTCGTTGAAAAACCGCAGACTCCTATTTCCACGTTGGCTATAGCGGGCGTTTATTACGTGAGCGACCCCGAGCTGTTGGTCAAGAGCCTGGACCGCATCGTGGAGGAAGATATCAAGACGCGGGGCGAGTACCAACTCACCGACGCCCTCCAGTTAATGGTCGACGCCGGCCACGAGATAGAGACTTTTCCCATAGAGGGGTGGTTCGACTGCGGCGAGCCGGGCGCGCTGCTCGAGACTAACAGGGCCCTTTTGGCGCGGGTGGAGGAGGTGCCCAAAAGGCCGGGCTCCATAATTATCCCGCCGGTGTGGATAGACGAGAGCGCGGCCATCCAGAACTCGATAATCGGACCCAACGTTTCGGTAGCGGGCGGCGCCATAGTGAAGGATTCCATCGTCCGGGACAGCATCGTAAGCGAGTACGCCGCCGTCGAGAACCTCATCCTCCAAAGCTCCATTATAGGCGACCGCGCGACGGCTCAAGGGAGACCGGCATCTCTTAACGTGGGCGACTCGTCTCAGGTTGAATTAACGTAA
- a CDS encoding glycoside hydrolase domain-containing protein encodes MRRFIQLLVFAAAASSWVVGCRPGEKKLERVDVYTQYHGVTFVEKFKIWATGPDELVNRDAFYEPENYIYDGSAVHLTALRGETEAFQLVVNADYGNVNDVEVEVGPLVGPGEAQIGADRISVYFEYYLKVETPSDYRGLAGDVPDALPPLTRPFDLAKAQAQPLFVVVDVPGDAKAGKYAGDVVVRARGAEAQKLTLEVDVLAEALEPASLPPALLEPDYRAVAAWEEGKPEQPVKKDKLQPYLDLFSSRGVTPLDGGYSQRRLTASAKKAAEAWAEAGRASGPTVFYLSPTAEDARPDLEAMAEEYQILYDAFGGKKPAAPVIWPAFEGGSPSPFTEGAASAAWWSDLAKAASAWPGKPVLAAATSPYRGAPGVSLSGAVSYWLPTFHDVAVCPERYQNLAKGQKYFIRADGSGGDLLDGRRAGARLISWYGYLWGAEGVAALAPPRDAVRPNNPWLDDPMAGTAAAFGNGLGAWVYPGTPAGAEGPVSSVRLELLRQGLEDWALFKMVEKKRGREYVRERLQSLLPYAIDDLADVSARDLGNNQIFELRRALLAELSGGASIGRPVNVSGRVADAAGNPLYHARVGSGDFGVFTGGDGSYSLRFKEGGSALQVSASGFRGGDTRGGGVTLYRGLKGLLPVFDFEAGIDGAFWLSGDQTDALAVVEERDVVLEGEIALAAEFPCGRIGRIVNLYPRLKDFSKHHRLEFAAYNPNDFIVDIWLLLLDDETLDVDRQFRRRISLRPRAWTRVSYRIKYLDKAGEPKFDAKRDGSYVIKTAYRPNLAGIVGVGFEADGLAACGGKGNAKPYKVLIDDVKLVAFE; translated from the coding sequence ATGCGCCGTTTCATCCAACTGCTCGTTTTCGCGGCCGCGGCGTCGTCGTGGGTCGTCGGTTGTCGACCGGGCGAAAAGAAGCTGGAGCGGGTCGACGTATACACGCAGTACCACGGCGTTACTTTCGTCGAAAAATTTAAAATTTGGGCGACCGGGCCGGACGAACTAGTAAACAGGGATGCTTTTTACGAGCCGGAAAACTATATCTACGACGGCTCGGCCGTCCATTTGACGGCGCTGCGCGGCGAGACCGAGGCTTTCCAGTTAGTAGTAAACGCCGATTACGGCAACGTAAACGACGTCGAAGTGGAGGTAGGGCCGCTGGTCGGGCCCGGCGAAGCGCAGATCGGCGCCGACCGCATTTCGGTTTATTTCGAATACTACCTTAAGGTAGAGACGCCGAGCGACTACCGGGGCCTCGCGGGGGATGTTCCCGACGCGTTGCCGCCCCTAACCCGGCCCTTCGACCTCGCCAAAGCGCAGGCGCAACCGTTATTCGTAGTGGTCGACGTTCCCGGCGACGCGAAAGCGGGGAAATACGCCGGCGACGTAGTGGTCCGGGCAAGGGGCGCCGAAGCGCAGAAGCTGACGTTGGAAGTCGACGTGCTCGCCGAGGCGCTCGAGCCGGCGTCGTTACCTCCCGCGTTGCTCGAGCCGGACTACCGCGCCGTCGCCGCGTGGGAAGAGGGTAAGCCGGAACAGCCGGTTAAAAAAGATAAGTTACAGCCGTATTTGGACTTGTTCTCGAGCCGGGGCGTAACCCCCCTCGACGGCGGATATTCGCAGCGCCGCTTGACGGCGAGCGCGAAGAAAGCCGCCGAGGCCTGGGCGGAAGCGGGCCGGGCGTCCGGCCCTACGGTCTTTTACTTATCGCCCACGGCCGAAGACGCCAGGCCGGACCTCGAGGCAATGGCCGAGGAGTATCAGATACTCTACGACGCGTTCGGCGGTAAAAAACCGGCGGCGCCGGTTATTTGGCCGGCGTTCGAGGGAGGTTCGCCGTCGCCTTTTACGGAAGGGGCGGCCTCGGCGGCGTGGTGGTCCGATTTAGCGAAGGCCGCGTCGGCGTGGCCGGGTAAACCGGTTTTGGCCGCGGCGACGTCGCCGTATCGCGGCGCGCCGGGGGTGTCGCTGTCGGGCGCGGTATCTTACTGGCTGCCCACGTTCCACGACGTGGCGGTTTGCCCGGAGCGTTATCAAAACCTGGCCAAAGGCCAAAAGTACTTCATCCGCGCCGATGGCTCGGGCGGTGACCTCCTTGACGGCCGCCGGGCCGGCGCGCGCCTGATTTCGTGGTACGGCTATCTGTGGGGTGCGGAAGGGGTAGCGGCGCTAGCGCCGCCCCGGGACGCGGTGCGCCCGAATAATCCGTGGTTGGATGACCCTATGGCCGGGACGGCCGCGGCGTTCGGTAATGGCCTCGGGGCGTGGGTTTACCCGGGAACGCCCGCGGGAGCGGAAGGGCCGGTCTCGTCGGTTCGCCTCGAGCTGCTCCGCCAGGGCCTGGAGGATTGGGCGCTTTTCAAAATGGTCGAAAAGAAGCGGGGCCGCGAGTACGTCCGTGAGCGGTTGCAATCGCTATTGCCGTACGCCATAGACGACTTGGCCGACGTTTCCGCCCGCGACCTGGGCAATAACCAGATATTCGAGTTGCGCCGGGCTTTATTGGCGGAGCTGAGCGGCGGCGCGTCTATAGGGCGCCCGGTCAATGTATCGGGCCGCGTCGCAGATGCCGCGGGTAACCCTTTATACCACGCGCGCGTCGGTAGTGGGGATTTCGGCGTGTTCACCGGCGGGGACGGTTCGTACTCGCTGCGGTTCAAAGAAGGCGGGAGTGCTTTACAAGTTTCGGCGTCGGGTTTCAGGGGCGGCGATACGCGCGGGGGCGGCGTTACTCTTTACCGTGGATTAAAAGGCTTATTGCCGGTCTTCGACTTCGAGGCGGGTATCGACGGGGCGTTTTGGCTGAGCGGCGACCAAACCGACGCGCTGGCGGTAGTGGAGGAACGCGACGTCGTGCTCGAAGGCGAGATCGCCCTCGCCGCGGAATTCCCCTGCGGCCGGATAGGCCGGATCGTAAACCTGTACCCCCGACTCAAAGATTTTTCCAAACATCACCGCCTCGAGTTCGCCGCGTACAACCCCAACGATTTTATAGTGGATATATGGCTGCTCCTTTTGGACGACGAGACGCTGGACGTCGACCGTCAGTTCCGGCGTCGTATCTCACTCAGGCCGCGCGCGTGGACGCGCGTCTCGTACCGGATTAAATATTTAGACAAGGCGGGGGAGCCGAAGTTCGACGCCAAACGGGACGGTTCGTACGTAATCAAGACGGCCTACCGCCCCAACCTGGCCGGTATCGTGGGCGTCGGCTTCGAAGCCGACGGCCTGGCGGCGTGCGGCGGTAAAGGAAACGCTAAACCTTATAAGGTACTAATCGACGACGTGAAACTCGTCGCGTTCGAGTAG
- a CDS encoding creatininase family protein, which yields MRLDYAFWPDVEDYLKKDDRLLLAAGSVEQHGPAVATGIDYIIAEAVAERAAERLGVYVAPPLCYGMSLHHAAFPGTASLKPSSYFHILTDLFGFLVGQGFNRVVVVNGHGGNVPTLKAAAAEVAYEHDGARILIQNWYDPPEVAKRIEEAFGAKEGSHVTPAEVSILMYLRPELVGDVTQVKATEPGLITWQAGRRDIRDNYPQGAVGSDPSLASPGVGKELLELAVDGVAKAAADL from the coding sequence ATGCGGTTGGATTATGCGTTCTGGCCGGACGTCGAGGATTATCTAAAAAAGGACGACCGCTTATTGTTGGCCGCCGGGTCCGTCGAGCAACACGGCCCGGCGGTAGCGACGGGTATCGATTATATAATCGCCGAGGCCGTCGCGGAACGCGCGGCGGAACGGCTCGGCGTCTACGTGGCGCCGCCGCTCTGCTACGGGATGTCGCTGCACCACGCGGCGTTCCCCGGGACGGCGAGCCTAAAACCTTCATCCTATTTCCACATCCTAACCGATTTGTTCGGCTTCCTGGTAGGGCAGGGGTTCAACCGCGTCGTCGTAGTGAACGGCCACGGCGGCAATGTGCCCACGCTCAAGGCCGCCGCCGCCGAGGTCGCGTACGAGCACGACGGCGCCCGCATTTTAATCCAGAACTGGTACGACCCGCCCGAGGTCGCCAAACGCATCGAAGAGGCCTTCGGCGCTAAGGAGGGGAGCCACGTAACCCCCGCGGAGGTCTCGATTTTAATGTATTTACGGCCGGAGCTCGTGGGTGACGTGACGCAGGTGAAGGCGACCGAACCGGGTCTTATTACGTGGCAGGCTGGCCGGCGCGACATCCGGGATAATTACCCTCAAGGCGCGGTCGGCTCGGACCCGAGTTTAGCGTCGCCCGGAGTCGGGAAGGAACTGCTCGAGCTTGCGGTGGACGGCGTCGCGAAGGCCGCGGCGGATTTGTAG
- the rdgB gene encoding RdgB/HAM1 family non-canonical purine NTP pyrophosphatase translates to MRVILATRNVGKLAEVAAIVGSAAEVAGFEALAGTELPPEEGATYEQNALAKGRAVAAAAGVAALADDSGLEVDALDGVPGVRSSRYAGPACDPKANNEKLLRELDGIPTCERGARFVCVAALVTRDGRERLARGEVEGRIAEAPRGTGGFGYDPLFIPAGYERTFAEMAPEEKNEMSHRTRAFREIKKYLKEI, encoded by the coding sequence ATGCGGGTCATATTAGCAACGAGGAACGTCGGCAAATTGGCGGAAGTGGCGGCGATCGTCGGTTCGGCCGCGGAGGTCGCGGGGTTCGAGGCTTTGGCGGGAACGGAGCTGCCGCCCGAGGAGGGCGCGACGTACGAGCAGAACGCGCTCGCGAAGGGGCGGGCCGTGGCGGCGGCCGCCGGCGTCGCGGCGTTGGCGGACGATTCGGGGTTGGAAGTCGACGCGTTGGACGGAGTGCCCGGCGTACGCTCGAGCCGGTACGCGGGGCCCGCCTGCGACCCGAAAGCCAATAACGAGAAGTTGTTGCGCGAGCTCGACGGCATACCGACGTGTGAAAGGGGGGCGCGGTTCGTTTGCGTCGCGGCGTTGGTAACCCGCGACGGCCGCGAACGGCTCGCCCGGGGCGAGGTCGAGGGGCGGATAGCGGAAGCCCCCCGCGGAACCGGCGGGTTCGGTTACGACCCGCTGTTCATCCCCGCGGGTTACGAACGAACGTTCGCCGAAATGGCGCCCGAAGAGAAGAACGAGATGAGCCACCGGACTAGGGCGTTCCGAGAAATTAAAAAATACCTTAAAGAGATATAA